One window from the genome of Epinephelus fuscoguttatus linkage group LG3, E.fuscoguttatus.final_Chr_v1 encodes:
- the kif16ba gene encoding kinesin-like protein KIF16B isoform X5, producing MASVRVAVRVRPMNRREKDLTAKCIIKMEGTKTTITNLKIPDGIAGDSTRDRTKTFTYDFSYDSTDCKNSTFVSQEKVFKDLGLDVLKAAFEGYNACVFAYGQTGSGKSYTMMGNPGDAGLIPRFCEGLFSRISDATRWDEASFRTEVSYLEIYNERVRDLLRRKSTQTYNLRVREHPKDGPYVEDLSKHLVQNYSDVEELMEAGNINRTTASTGMNDVSSRSHAIFTINFTQAKFDAEMPSETVSKIHLVDLAGSERADATGATGVRLKEGGNINKSLVTLGNVISALADMTQDGVNTNLKKKSVFVPYRDSVLTWLLKDSLGGNSKTIMIATISPADVNYGETLSTLRYANRAKNIINKPTINEDSNVRLIRELRAEIARLKALLVQGNQIALLDSPTALSMEEKLHQNEARVLELTKEWTNKWNETQNILKEETLALRKEGIGVVLDSELPHLIGIDDDLLSTGIILYHLKEGRTYVGREDASTEQDIILHGLDLESEHCMFENQNGKVTLVPLSGAQCSVNGVQVTEPSQLNQGAVILLGRTNMFRFNHPKEAAKLREKRKSGLLSTFSLSMTDLSKSCENLSTVMLYNPGLFTEKGPVFLRLEFERQQREELEKLELKRRLIKEMEAKHQSEKAELERLQQEVESQRKESEEVQQRILHQEESLRRRSQDIESRLRDFLAEKQRFEEERRSEIHREDLQLQKRQQEGEAEEEQDEEQRRQQEAAEQTEIYRELERLKREREEQKVRLETERRRLEEQEREQLSLVGRLEEQLREKHEAANTLLTREDARRLQEECRALAEIREALLRAKEAAERPDVEDASEEARSAQARYTNFKEAQVKELGQLEEGLQQQRERLEKEVIAERNTLLHLAHSLKDRHQQLKETQEKGAQDATAVCQEEQLVKQAEHRLQFKERQLASLADSLLPALAEEKQRAAEMLERSGGGSNGNCDSPPGLDNTLFQVEKELEDKEEKLNLHWHSAQQLQQLQETYEFTANVARQEEKVRRKEKEILESKEKQQREAMEQAVARLERRHSALRRSVSLEPDTEEQRHKNSVIRNQRTGADLDQQRVEREIQKLRQRISEGEDNNRSHSISNDEKTSHNSSPVSHIQSLNTLLPLSDDRINAYIEEEVQRRLRKMNLLNGSSNLDLSLSCESLREEEETSDCSSVRLTDEDDEKLQNINPRRHKYEHLVTRSLVASTDGLQDPVKICIPRYVLRGQGKDEHFEFEVKITVMDETWTVFRRYSRFREMHKSLKFKYPELAALEFPPKKLFGNRDERMVAERRNHLERYLRNLFRVMLSSSSSPLRADADGGFHLTKHAICEFSPFFKKGVFEYSSHGTG from the exons GGAGAAGGATTTGACTGCAAAATGCATCATCAAGATGGAGGGGACCAAAACCACCATCACCAACCTGAAG ATCCCTGATGGCATCGCAGGTGATTCCACGAGGGATCGAACCAAAACCTTTACGTACGACTTCTCCTACGACTCCACAGACTGTAAGAACTCCACCTTTGTCTCTCAGGAAAAG gTTTTTAAAGATCTGGGTTTGGATGTGCTGAAGGCGGCGTTTGAGGGCTACAACGCCTGCGTCTTCGCCTACGGGCAGACCGGCTCTGGGAAGTCCTACACCATGATGGGAAATCCT ggaGATGCAGGTCTGATCCCGAGGTTCTGTGAAGGTCTGTTCAGCCGCATCTCTGACGCCACTCGATGGGATGAAGCGTCATTTCGTACAGAAGTCAG CTACCTGGAGATCTACAACGAGAGGGTGAGAGACCTGCTGAGGAGGAAATCCACTCAGACCTACAACCTGAGAGTCCGGGAGCACCCAAAAGATGGACCGTATGTAGAAG ATCTGTCCAAACACCTGGTGCAGAACTACAGCGATGTGGAGGAGCTGATGGAGGCCGGAAACATCAACCGCACCACCGCCAGCACTGGCATGAACGACGTCAGCAGCCGCTCGCACGCCATCTTCACCATCAACTTCACACAG gctAAGTTCGACGCAGAGATGCCCAGTGAGACGGTCAGTAAGATCCACCTGGTCGATCTGGCAGGCAGCGAGCGAGCCGACGCCACCGGAGCGACGGGCGTCCGGCTGAAGGAAGGAGGAAACATCAACAAGTCGCTGGTCACCCTGGGCAACGTTATCTCTGCTCTAG CTGACATGACGCAGGATGGTGTGAACACGAACCTGAAGaagaagtcagtgtttgttcCCTACAGAGACTCGGTGCTGACGTGGCTGCTGAAAGACAGCCTGGGCGGCAACTCCAAGACCATCATGATCGCCA CTATTTCTCCCGCTGACGTGAACTACGGTGAGACGCTCAGCACTCTGCGATACGCCAACCGAGCCAAGAACATCATCAACAAACCAACCATCAACGAGGACAGCAACGTCAGGCTGATCAGAGAGCTGCGGGCTGAAATCGCCCGACTGAAAGCTCTGCTGGTTCAGGGCAACCAG ATTGCTCTCCTGGATTCACCCACTGCTCTgagtatggaggagaaactgCATCAGAATGAAGCCAGA GTTCTGGAGCTGACTAAAGAATGGACCAACAAATGGAACGAGACACAGAACATTCTCAAG GAGGAGACTCTGGCTCTGAGGAAAGAGGGGATCGGTGTGGTGCTGGACTCTGAGCTGCCTCATCTCATCGGCATCGACGATGACCTCCTCAGTACCGGCATCATTCTGTACCATctaaag GAGGGACGGACATACGTGGGCAGAGAGGATGCGTCCACAGAGCAGGACATCA TCCTGCACGGTCTGGACCTGGAAAGCGAGCACTGTATGTTTGAGAACCAGAATGGTAAAGTGACTCTGGTGCCGCTCAGCGGAGCTCAGTGTTCAGTTAATGGAGTTCAAGTGACGGAGCCGTCGCAGCTCAACCAAG GTGCCGTTATTCTGCTCGGCAGGACGAACATGTTTCGGTTCAACCATCCAAAGGAGGCGGCCAAGCTGAGGGAGAAGCGAAAG AGCGGCCTGCTCTCCACATTCAGCCTCTCTATGACGGATCTGTCCAAGTCGTGTGAAAACCTGTCCACTGTGATGCTCTACAACCCTGG TCTCTTCACTGAGAAGGGCCCCGTCTTCCTCAG GTTGGAGTTTGAGAGACAGCAGCGAGAAGAGCTGGAGAAACTGGAGCTGAAAAG GAGGCTGATCAAGGAGATGGAGGCAAAGCACCAGAGTGAGAAGGCAGAGCTGGAGCGCCTGCAGCAGGAGGTGGAGAGTCAGCGTAAGGAGTCTGAGGAGGTGCAGCAGCGGATCCTCCATCAGGAGGAAAGCCTCCGCCGCCGCAGCCAGGATATTGAGAGCCGCCTGCGAGACTTCCTGGCAGAGAAGCAGCGCTTTGAGGAGGAGAGACGCTCAGAGATACACAGGGAGGACCTCCAGCTGCAGAAGCGGCAGCAGGAGGgtgaagcagaggaggagcaggacgAGGAGCAGCGGCGGCAGCAGGAGGCTGCAGAGCAGACTGAGATCTACCGTGAGCTGGAGAGACTGAAGAGGGAGCGCGAAGAGCAGAAGGTTCGTCTGGAGACTGAGCGGCGGCGGCTGGAGGAGCAGGAGCGGGAGCAGCTGAGTCTGGTGGGCAGGCTGGAGGAGCAGCTGAGGGAGAAACACGAAGCAGCCAACACCCTGCTGACCCGGGAGGACGCCCGCCGCCTGCAGGAGGAATGTCGAGCCCTGGCTGAGATCAGAGAGGCACTTCTCCGTGCCAAAGAGGCTGCAGAGCGGCCTGATGTGGAGGACGCCAGTGAGGAGGCGCGATCTGCCCAGGCACGATACACAAACTTCaaggaggctcaggtgaaggaGCTGGGTCAGCTGGAGGAGGGGctccagcagcagagggagcgCCTGGAGAAAGAGGTCATTGCTGAGCGCAACACACTGCTGCACCTCGCTCACAGCCTCAAAGACCGACATCAACAGCTGAAAGAGACGCAGGAGAAGGGGGCGCAGGACGCTACAGCTGTCTGCCAGGAGGAGCAGCTGGTCAAACAGGCGGAGCACAGACTGCAGTTTAAGGAGCGTCAACTGGCCAGCTTGGCCGACAGCCTCCTTCCTGCACTGGCCGAGGAGAAGCAGAGAGCTGCCGAGATGCTGGAGCGCAGCGGCGGAGGCAGCAACGGGAACTGCGACAGCCCGCCGGGGCTCGACAACACGCTGTTCCAGGTGGAGAAGGAGCTGGAGGACAAAGAGGAGAAACTGAACCTCCACTGGCACAGCgctcagcagctccagcagcttcAGGAGACCTACGAGTTCACGGCCAACGTGGCGCGGCAGGAGGAGAAGgtgaggaggaaggagaaggagatCCTGGAGTCAAAGGAGAAGCAGCAGAGGGAGGCGATGGAGCAGGCAGTGGCCCGGCTGGAGAGGAGGCACTCGGCCCTGAGACGCAGCGTCTCCCTGGAGCCCGACACTGAGGAGCAGAGACACAAGAACTCCGTCATCAGGAACCAGAGGACGGGGGCCGACCTGGACCAGCAGAG ggtggaGCGGGAGATCCAGAAGCTGAGACAGAGGATCAGTGAAGGGGAGGACAACAACAGGTCTCACTCCATCAGTAATGACGAGAAAACGAGTCACAACAGCTCTCCAGTCAGCCACATCCAGAGTCTGAACACTCTCCTGCCGTTGTCCGACGACAG GATAAATGCGTACATTGAAGAGGAAGTCCAGCGAAGGTTACGCAAGATGAATCTTCTCAATGGCAGCAGCAACCTGgatctgtctctgtcctgtgAATCGCTCAGG gaggaggaggaaactaGTGACTGTAGCTCTGTTAGATTAACAGATGAG gaTGATGAAAAGCTGCAAAACATTAATCCAAGGAGGCATAAATATGAG CACCTGGTTACTCGCTCTCTTGTGGCGAGCACCGACGGCCTTCAGGATCCCGTCAAAATTTGCATTCCTCGTTACGTTCTCCGCGGGCAGGGGAAGGACGAGCACTTTGAGTTCGAGGTGAAG ATCACTGTGATGGATGAGACGTGGACTGTGTTCAGACGTTACAGTCGCTTCCGGGAAATGCACAAGAGCCTCAAATTCAAGTATCCAGAG CTGGCAGCTCTCGAGTTCCCTCCCAAGAAACTGTTTGGAAACAGAGACGAGCGAATGGTCGCCGAACGCCGGAATCACTTGGAG cGTTATCTGAGGAACTTGTTCCGGGTGATGCTGTCGTCCTCCAGCTCTCCTCTCAGAGCAGACGCAGACGGCGGTTTTCATCTCACCAAACACGCCATCTGTGAGTTCTCGCCATTCTTCAAAAAGGGCGTCTTCGAGTACAGCAGCCACGGCACCGGCTAA
- the kif16ba gene encoding kinesin-like protein KIF16B isoform X4: MASVRVAVRVRPMNRREKDLTAKCIIKMEGTKTTITNLKIPDGIAGDSTRDRTKTFTYDFSYDSTDCKNSTFVSQEKVFKDLGLDVLKAAFEGYNACVFAYGQTGSGKSYTMMGNPGDAGLIPRFCEGLFSRISDATRWDEASFRTEVSYLEIYNERVRDLLRRKSTQTYNLRVREHPKDGPYVEDLSKHLVQNYSDVEELMEAGNINRTTASTGMNDVSSRSHAIFTINFTQAKFDAEMPSETVSKIHLVDLAGSERADATGATGVRLKEGGNINKSLVTLGNVISALADMTQDGVNTNLKKKSVFVPYRDSVLTWLLKDSLGGNSKTIMIATISPADVNYGETLSTLRYANRAKNIINKPTINEDSNVRLIRELRAEIARLKALLVQGNQIALLDSPTALSMEEKLHQNEARVLELTKEWTNKWNETQNILKEETLALRKEGIGVVLDSELPHLIGIDDDLLSTGIILYHLKEGRTYVGREDASTEQDIILHGLDLESEHCMFENQNGKVTLVPLSGAQCSVNGVQVTEPSQLNQGAVILLGRTNMFRFNHPKEAAKLREKRKSGLLSTFSLSMTDLSKSCENLSTVMLYNPGLEFERQQREELEKLELKRRLIKEMEAKHQSEKAELERLQQEVESQRKESEEVQQRILHQEESLRRRSQDIESRLRDFLAEKQRFEEERRSEIHREDLQLQKRQQEGEAEEEQDEEQRRQQEAAEQTEIYRELERLKREREEQKVRLETERRRLEEQEREQLSLVGRLEEQLREKHEAANTLLTREDARRLQEECRALAEIREALLRAKEAAERPDVEDASEEARSAQARYTNFKEAQVKELGQLEEGLQQQRERLEKEVIAERNTLLHLAHSLKDRHQQLKETQEKGAQDATAVCQEEQLVKQAEHRLQFKERQLASLADSLLPALAEEKQRAAEMLERSGGGSNGNCDSPPGLDNTLFQVEKELEDKEEKLNLHWHSAQQLQQLQETYEFTANVARQEEKVRRKEKEILESKEKQQREAMEQAVARLERRHSALRRSVSLEPDTEEQRHKNSVIRNQRTGADLDQQRVEREIQKLRQRISEGEDNNRSHSISNDEKTSHNSSPVSHIQSLNTLLPLSDDRINAYIEEEVQRRLRKMNLLNGSSNLDLSLSCESLRDDEKLQNINPRRHKYEKDGGLWSSFLSARELEANSPPNIQENMLEEPENGLSKLCREEKLESTAEVLNEEGEGSYKWLQGVNIPVGGLDRDACEVDRLDIGQHKFCVTSSNTERFDENENITEKLRKDSVCCVPGEHDKPIEDRKKVKGCSYPYSEDKVQHQTCDSGIVEDAGLPNAQSSVVQNSVNVDINSKQESKESIHGLIKQETDTVAGKVAASSSYVFGYFAGKLSEVYKDAGRRLQGTRDLIRNVRVDEMKVVVSQYVTMMSKELPLIHRAQRKPEPQPCILADNKVSLVDQPRDCALIRPQKFSVSTIPGVSGWPEGTVSSLKNTCPEVFYQRLVQLPPALSQLQPLTSQQMLGKLESLVPQMKVNKLLSIFWLKTANCKQPIPKPGCLLLTAKDIIVVASEKKSEDILAVCHHFNLLEIKEVQISLAGQHIRLIGWTEDTILVVFTHSKELTQEFCKALLKVLSPEKFSEGTEDHPLLTDDLMVLSLDWTSRVPDIVLDNGIHVTTRFKRVLADLLYIVHGNMDGPGKPSLAHICPLLYTSVRVKNPTQVHQDVIFQFLLTDTHMALLREDGVFHPVPRGSTLVPAKPQFQGLDVRKRSDIRCLLVRQSDNCVVVDITFATHKPHTRRRKMESRRGSADMPSVSHSSSQCDSWKLSFGCTSEAVILINHLCA; this comes from the exons GGAGAAGGATTTGACTGCAAAATGCATCATCAAGATGGAGGGGACCAAAACCACCATCACCAACCTGAAG ATCCCTGATGGCATCGCAGGTGATTCCACGAGGGATCGAACCAAAACCTTTACGTACGACTTCTCCTACGACTCCACAGACTGTAAGAACTCCACCTTTGTCTCTCAGGAAAAG gTTTTTAAAGATCTGGGTTTGGATGTGCTGAAGGCGGCGTTTGAGGGCTACAACGCCTGCGTCTTCGCCTACGGGCAGACCGGCTCTGGGAAGTCCTACACCATGATGGGAAATCCT ggaGATGCAGGTCTGATCCCGAGGTTCTGTGAAGGTCTGTTCAGCCGCATCTCTGACGCCACTCGATGGGATGAAGCGTCATTTCGTACAGAAGTCAG CTACCTGGAGATCTACAACGAGAGGGTGAGAGACCTGCTGAGGAGGAAATCCACTCAGACCTACAACCTGAGAGTCCGGGAGCACCCAAAAGATGGACCGTATGTAGAAG ATCTGTCCAAACACCTGGTGCAGAACTACAGCGATGTGGAGGAGCTGATGGAGGCCGGAAACATCAACCGCACCACCGCCAGCACTGGCATGAACGACGTCAGCAGCCGCTCGCACGCCATCTTCACCATCAACTTCACACAG gctAAGTTCGACGCAGAGATGCCCAGTGAGACGGTCAGTAAGATCCACCTGGTCGATCTGGCAGGCAGCGAGCGAGCCGACGCCACCGGAGCGACGGGCGTCCGGCTGAAGGAAGGAGGAAACATCAACAAGTCGCTGGTCACCCTGGGCAACGTTATCTCTGCTCTAG CTGACATGACGCAGGATGGTGTGAACACGAACCTGAAGaagaagtcagtgtttgttcCCTACAGAGACTCGGTGCTGACGTGGCTGCTGAAAGACAGCCTGGGCGGCAACTCCAAGACCATCATGATCGCCA CTATTTCTCCCGCTGACGTGAACTACGGTGAGACGCTCAGCACTCTGCGATACGCCAACCGAGCCAAGAACATCATCAACAAACCAACCATCAACGAGGACAGCAACGTCAGGCTGATCAGAGAGCTGCGGGCTGAAATCGCCCGACTGAAAGCTCTGCTGGTTCAGGGCAACCAG ATTGCTCTCCTGGATTCACCCACTGCTCTgagtatggaggagaaactgCATCAGAATGAAGCCAGA GTTCTGGAGCTGACTAAAGAATGGACCAACAAATGGAACGAGACACAGAACATTCTCAAG GAGGAGACTCTGGCTCTGAGGAAAGAGGGGATCGGTGTGGTGCTGGACTCTGAGCTGCCTCATCTCATCGGCATCGACGATGACCTCCTCAGTACCGGCATCATTCTGTACCATctaaag GAGGGACGGACATACGTGGGCAGAGAGGATGCGTCCACAGAGCAGGACATCA TCCTGCACGGTCTGGACCTGGAAAGCGAGCACTGTATGTTTGAGAACCAGAATGGTAAAGTGACTCTGGTGCCGCTCAGCGGAGCTCAGTGTTCAGTTAATGGAGTTCAAGTGACGGAGCCGTCGCAGCTCAACCAAG GTGCCGTTATTCTGCTCGGCAGGACGAACATGTTTCGGTTCAACCATCCAAAGGAGGCGGCCAAGCTGAGGGAGAAGCGAAAG AGCGGCCTGCTCTCCACATTCAGCCTCTCTATGACGGATCTGTCCAAGTCGTGTGAAAACCTGTCCACTGTGATGCTCTACAACCCTGG GTTGGAGTTTGAGAGACAGCAGCGAGAAGAGCTGGAGAAACTGGAGCTGAAAAG GAGGCTGATCAAGGAGATGGAGGCAAAGCACCAGAGTGAGAAGGCAGAGCTGGAGCGCCTGCAGCAGGAGGTGGAGAGTCAGCGTAAGGAGTCTGAGGAGGTGCAGCAGCGGATCCTCCATCAGGAGGAAAGCCTCCGCCGCCGCAGCCAGGATATTGAGAGCCGCCTGCGAGACTTCCTGGCAGAGAAGCAGCGCTTTGAGGAGGAGAGACGCTCAGAGATACACAGGGAGGACCTCCAGCTGCAGAAGCGGCAGCAGGAGGgtgaagcagaggaggagcaggacgAGGAGCAGCGGCGGCAGCAGGAGGCTGCAGAGCAGACTGAGATCTACCGTGAGCTGGAGAGACTGAAGAGGGAGCGCGAAGAGCAGAAGGTTCGTCTGGAGACTGAGCGGCGGCGGCTGGAGGAGCAGGAGCGGGAGCAGCTGAGTCTGGTGGGCAGGCTGGAGGAGCAGCTGAGGGAGAAACACGAAGCAGCCAACACCCTGCTGACCCGGGAGGACGCCCGCCGCCTGCAGGAGGAATGTCGAGCCCTGGCTGAGATCAGAGAGGCACTTCTCCGTGCCAAAGAGGCTGCAGAGCGGCCTGATGTGGAGGACGCCAGTGAGGAGGCGCGATCTGCCCAGGCACGATACACAAACTTCaaggaggctcaggtgaaggaGCTGGGTCAGCTGGAGGAGGGGctccagcagcagagggagcgCCTGGAGAAAGAGGTCATTGCTGAGCGCAACACACTGCTGCACCTCGCTCACAGCCTCAAAGACCGACATCAACAGCTGAAAGAGACGCAGGAGAAGGGGGCGCAGGACGCTACAGCTGTCTGCCAGGAGGAGCAGCTGGTCAAACAGGCGGAGCACAGACTGCAGTTTAAGGAGCGTCAACTGGCCAGCTTGGCCGACAGCCTCCTTCCTGCACTGGCCGAGGAGAAGCAGAGAGCTGCCGAGATGCTGGAGCGCAGCGGCGGAGGCAGCAACGGGAACTGCGACAGCCCGCCGGGGCTCGACAACACGCTGTTCCAGGTGGAGAAGGAGCTGGAGGACAAAGAGGAGAAACTGAACCTCCACTGGCACAGCgctcagcagctccagcagcttcAGGAGACCTACGAGTTCACGGCCAACGTGGCGCGGCAGGAGGAGAAGgtgaggaggaaggagaaggagatCCTGGAGTCAAAGGAGAAGCAGCAGAGGGAGGCGATGGAGCAGGCAGTGGCCCGGCTGGAGAGGAGGCACTCGGCCCTGAGACGCAGCGTCTCCCTGGAGCCCGACACTGAGGAGCAGAGACACAAGAACTCCGTCATCAGGAACCAGAGGACGGGGGCCGACCTGGACCAGCAGAG ggtggaGCGGGAGATCCAGAAGCTGAGACAGAGGATCAGTGAAGGGGAGGACAACAACAGGTCTCACTCCATCAGTAATGACGAGAAAACGAGTCACAACAGCTCTCCAGTCAGCCACATCCAGAGTCTGAACACTCTCCTGCCGTTGTCCGACGACAG GATAAATGCGTACATTGAAGAGGAAGTCCAGCGAAGGTTACGCAAGATGAATCTTCTCAATGGCAGCAGCAACCTGgatctgtctctgtcctgtgAATCGCTCAGG gaTGATGAAAAGCTGCAAAACATTAATCCAAGGAGGCATAAATATGAG AAAGACGGCGGGTTGTGGTCTAGCTTCCTGTCTGCCCGGGAACTTGAGGCAAACTCCCCTCCTAACATCCAGGAAAACATGTTGGAAGAACCAGAGAACGGCCTCTCAAAGCTTTGCAGAGAAGAAAAACTAGAATCCACAGCTGAAGTCTTGAATGAAGAAGGGGAAGGGTCTTACAAATGGTTGCAAGGAGTGAATATCCCTGTAGGAGGACTGGACCGAGATGCTTGTGAAGTTGATCGtcttgacattggacaacacAAGTTTTGTGTCACCTCGTCAAACACGGAGAGATTTGATGAAAACGAGAATATTACCGAAAAATTAAGAAAAGATTCTGTGTGCTGTGTTCCTGGTGAGCATGATAAACCAAttgaagacagaaaaaaggTAAAAGGATGCTCTTATCCTTACTCAGAGGACAAAGTCCAGCACCAAACATGTGACTCAGGCATAGTAGAAGATGCAGGACTTCCCAATGCTCAGTCGTCAGTGGTGCAGAACTCTGTCAATGTTGACATCAATTCCAAGCAGGAGTCGAAGGAATCCATTCATGGGCTAATAAAGCAAGAGACAGACACAGTAGCTGGGAAAGTGGCGGCCAGCAGCAGCTATGTTTTTGGGTATTTTGCTGGAAAGCTGTCTGAAGTGTACAAAGATGCTGGTAGAAGGCTACAAGGCACACGTGACCTCATTCGAAATGTCCGAGTGGATGAAATGAAGGTGGTAGTCTCTCAGTATGTGACCATGATGTCCAAAGAGCTGCCACTGATTCACCGAGCGCAGCGTAAACCAGAGCCACAACCTTGCATCCTTGCAGACAACAAAGTCAGTCTGGTTGATCAACCAAGGGATTGCGCCCTTATTCGTCCCCAGAAATTCAGCGTGTCTACAATCCCGGGCGTCTCAGGATGGCCCGAAGGCACTGTGTCGTCTCTCAAAAACACATGTCCTGAAGTGTTTTATCAGAGGCTGGTCCAGCTGCCACCAGCGTTgtctcagctgcagccacttaCATCCCAGCAGATGCTAGGAAAGTTGGAATCTCTGGTTCCTCAGATGAAAGTCAACAAACTTTTGAGTATCTTCTGGCTCAAAACTGCCAACTGTAAGCAACCAATCCCAAAACCTGGCTGCTTGCTTTTGACAGCAAAGGACATTATAGTGGTGGCAAGTGAAAAGAAATCAGAGGACATCTTAGCTGTTTGTCACCATTTTAATCTCCTGGAAATCAAGGAGGTCCAGATAAGCTTGGCAGGGCAGCACATTCGCCTGATTGGCTGGACCGAAGACACCATCTTGGTTGTCTTTACCCACAGCAAAGAGCTTACTCAGGAGTTTTGCAAGGCTTTACTGAAGGTTCTCTCTCCTGAGAAGTTCTCTGAAGGGACTGAAGATCACCCGTTACTAACTGATGATCTCATGGTCCTCTCTCTGGATTGGACGTCGCGTGTTCCTGACATCGTCCTCGACAATGGCATTCACGTCACCACTAGATTCAAGCGCGTCCTTGCAGACCTGCTCTACATCGTCCACGGGAACATGGATGGACCTGGCAAACCTTCTCTGGCACACATTTGTCCTCTGCTCTACACCAGCGTCAGGGTCAAGAACCCTACCCAAGTGCATCAGGATGTCatttttcaatttctcctgacGGACACTCACATGGCTCTTCTCCGGGAGGACGGCGTCTTTCACCCGGTGCCACGGGGCTCCACTCTGGTTCCTGCCAAGCCCCAGTTTCAGGGACTCGATGTCCGAAAGCGTTCAGACATCAGATGCTTGCTTGTGAGGCAGAGTGATAACTGCGTAGTGGTTGATATCACGTTCGCAACTCACAAACCACACACTCGAAGGAGGAAGATGGAGTCCAGACGAGGCTCAGCTGACAtgccctctgtctctcattccaGTAGCCAGTGTGATTCCTGGAAGTTGTCTTTTGGTTGCACTTCAGAAGCTGTGATCTTGATTAATCATCTTTGTGCCTGA